A single region of the Vicia villosa cultivar HV-30 ecotype Madison, WI linkage group LG4, Vvil1.0, whole genome shotgun sequence genome encodes:
- the LOC131599211 gene encoding protein MIZU-KUSSEI 1-like, producing MKSIMAAKSPHDSSFSFSRRYFHWKKKALYEDDEEKILNISSSSHFSEDDNDDVDGKKEEDHHNQLRIQMPIGIAALEKNKNTKSKFKSALTILTKNHSQNHRSRTHMVGTLFGYRRGHVHFAFQEDSKLSPAFLIELATPTSVLVREMASGVVRIALECEQKSGGGGRKGLKLLAEPIWRTYCNGRKCGYAYRHECGSEEWRILRAVEPITMGAGVLPMPSNENGAEFEGEIMYMRAKYERVVGSKDSQAFYMLNPAGSGGPELSIYLLRV from the coding sequence ATGAAGAGTATAATGGCAGCCAAATCACCTCATGACTCTTCGTTCTCCTTCTCTAGAAGGTATTTCCATTGGAAAAAGAAGGCTTTGTATGAGGACGATGAAGAAAAAATCCTCAACATAAGTTCATCGTCACATTTTTCTgaggatgataatgatgatgttgacggaaagaaagaagaagatcaTCATAATCAACTTAGAATCCAAATGCCAATAGGAATTGCTGCTCTTGAAAAGAACAAGAATACAAAATCAAAGTTCAAGTCAGCACTAACAATTCTTACAAAGAATCATTCTCAAAATCACCGTTCTAGAACACATATGGTGGGTACGCTTTTCGGCTATCGTCGTGGACATGTCCATTTTGCGTTCCAAGAGGACTCAAAGTTAAGCCCTGCGTTTTTGATTGAGCTAGCAACACCAACAAGTGTTTTGGTTAGGGAAATGGCGTCTGGGGTGGTGAGGATTGCATTGGAATGTGAGCAGAAAtcaggaggaggaggaagaaAGGGTTTGAAGTTGCTTGCGGAACCCATTTGGAGGACTTATTGCAATGGAAGGAAATGTGGTTATGCATATAGACATGAATGTGGGTCAGAGGAATGGAGGATATTGAGAGCTGTGGAGCCTATTACAATGGGTGCTGGTGTGTTGCCAATGCCAAGTAATGAGAATGGAGCTGAGTTTGAAGGTGAGATAATGTATATGAGAGCTAAGTATGAGAGAGTTGTTGGCTCTAAGGACTCTCAAGCTTTCTACATGTTGAACCCTGCTGGTAGTGGGGGTCCTGAACTCAGCATTTACTTGCTTAGAGTTTGA